The following are from one region of the Coffea eugenioides isolate CCC68of chromosome 2, Ceug_1.0, whole genome shotgun sequence genome:
- the LOC113761499 gene encoding S-linalool synthase-like — MNMKSSLSSILSLVAEVKKGMFSNQDIYTLITPSAYDTAWLAMIPDPTNSTQPMFNSCLDWILNNQNEAGFWGESHAEGRPTIDTLPATLACLVALKTWNVGEGNIGKGLEFFQSKAEIILKLAYHHLPRWFVIVFPAMVELAQATGLDLALTQGSEIVLADVLCKRQQLLDMENVEADSHQYYPPLISYLESLPSAYHADQQKILKNLGGDGSLFQSPSATASAYIATGNLKCLNYLKSLVQRCPTGVPAVYPVDEEFTKLLMVDHVQRLGLSEHFNEEIEHILKQVDGNFRYQDSQPTETFLLVKKLSKAALAFRLLRMQGYDLNPRCFCWFLQDINMLDYMEQNCEHLTSVLYTVYRAADIAFTGEYELEEARSFSKKLLEKATSAVRIRDDNLVIFPGLQKVIKHELTLPWITRLDHLEHRMWIEENKFSPLWLGKASFYRLSCFNNEKLIQLASENYKFRQSIYAKELEELKRWSTESGLADMGFGREKTTYCYFAISACCCLPHDSIIRLIVAKAAVLITVADDFYDMEGSITELEALTEAVQRWDGKNLRGHSKTIFDTLDDLVTKTAATYHLQQEQTKFLKEFRDIWRETFLSWMTERTWSDTGYLPSMEEYLETGMVSIAAHTLVLPASRFLSQKLPVEEFKPGKYRDITKLLMASTRLVNDTQSYQKEQADGKMNMVTLHLNENPEADIDDSVAYVKHILDEKTKEFLQIVLEDSSSDMPKSFRHLHLSCMKVFQMFFNSTNLYDSKEDLIDNIKKAIHIPPDYTQTPDHRVKPLPMPSSAPPEKKNVVKIAARFDPNIKVKYRGGKAMFMGQQLLIKNPISVCGSGAVCVPPRF, encoded by the exons ATGAACATGAAGTCCTCCCTATCTTCTATTCTTTCTTTAGTCGCTGAGGTAAAAAAGGGGATGTTCTCCAATCAAGACATTTACACGTTGATTACCCCCTCTGCCTATGACACAGCTTGGTTAGCCATGATCCCAGACCCCACAAATTCCACGCAACCAATGTTCAACAGTTGCTTGGATTGGATACTCAACAACCAAAATGAAGCAGGGTTCTGGGGAGAATCTCACGCGGAGGGTCGTCCTACCATTGATACTCTTCCGGCAACTCTTGCTTGTTTGGTTGCTCTCAAAACATGGAATGTTGGAGAAGGAAACATAGGAAAAG GTTTAGAGTTCTTCCAATCCAAAGCAGAGATAATCCTCAAACTAGCTTATCATCATCTTCCACGCTGGTTTGTTATTGTTTTCCCTGCAATGGTTGAACTTGCACAAGCAACAGGTCTTGATCTTGCTCTCACTCAAGGGTCAGAGATTGTTTTGGCCGATGTTCTATGCAAGCGGCAACAACTCCTGGACAT GGAGAACGTTGAAGCTGATTCACACCAGTATTATCCACCACTGATATCATATCTAGAGAGCTTGCCTTCTGCGTATCATGCCGATCAACAGAAAATACTGAAGAATTTGGGTGGAGATGGCTCATTATTCCAGTCACCCTCAGCCACAGCAAGTGCATATATAGCCACTGGAAATTTGAAGTGCTTGAATTACCTAAAGTCTCTTGTTCAGAGGTGCCCCACTGGAG TACCAGCCGTGTATCCCGTGGATGAAGAATTCACAAAGCTCCTCATGGTTGACCATGTACAGAGACTAGGATTATCGGAGCATTTCAACGAAGAAATTGAACATATCTTGAAACAAGTTGATGG GAACTTTAGGTATCAAGACTCACAACCTACTGAAACATTTCTCCTAGTTAAAAAACTGTCCAAGGCCGCACTGGCATTTCGGCTCCTGCGGATGCAGGGATATGATCTAAATCCAC GTTGCTTTTGTTGGTTTCTGCAAGATATAAACATGCTAGATTATATGGAGCAAAATTGTGAACATCTTACAAGTGTACTATATACTGTATATAGAGCCGCGGATATTGCTTTTACAGGCGAATATGAGCTGGAGGAGGCACGATCTTTCTCCAAAAAATTGTTGGAGAAAGCAACCAGTGCTGTCAGGATTAGAGATGATAATCTTGTGATTTTTCCGGGTCTTCAAAAAGTT ATAAAACATGAGTTGACACTGCCTTGGATTACTCGACTTGATCATCTTGAGCATAGGATGTGGattgaagaaaataaattcaGTCCCCTGTGGCTCGGAAAGGCATCGTTCTACAG GTTGTCTTGTTTCAACAATGAGAAACTGATACAACTTGCTTCCGAGAACTACAAGTTTCGGCAATCAATCTACGCCAAGGAGTTGGAAGAACTAAAGAG ATGGTCCACTGAGTCTGGTCTAGCTGACATGGGATTTGGACGAGAAAAAACTACGTACTGCTATTTCGCTATTTCGGCCTGCTGTTGCTTGCCCCATGACTCTATCATTAGGCTGATTGTTGCGAAGGCTGCAGTTCTTATTACAGTTGCCGATGACTTCTACGACATGGAAGGATCTATCACTGAATTGGAAGCCCTGACTGAGGCCGTTCAAAG ATGGGATGGCAAAAATTTGAGGGGCCACAGTAAGACAATCTTTGATACCCTTGATGATCTAGTGACAAAGACTGCAGCTACATACCATCTTCAGCAAGAACAAACCAAATTCTTGAAGGAATTTAGGGATATC TGGCGGGAAACATTTCTTTCTTGGATGACAGAAAGGACTTGGAGTGATACCGGTTACCTACCATCCATGGAGGAATATCTAGAAACCGGCATGGTATCTATTGCGGCACACACGCTCGTTCTTCCTGCTTCTCGTTTCTTAAGCCAAAAACTGCCGGTGGAAGAGTTCAAGCCGGGCAAGTACAGAGACATCACGAAATTGCTCATGGCTTCCACCCGTTTGGTGAATGACACTCAGAGCTATCAA AAAGAACAAGCGGATGGGAAAATGAACATGGTGACGCTCCACTTAAATGAAAATCCAGAGGCGGATATTGATGATTCGGTTGCTTATGTGAAACACATTTTGGACGAGAAGACGAAAGAATTCCTACAAATTGTTCTGGAAGATAGCTCCAGCGATATGCCTAAATCATTCAGGCATTTGCATTTATCTTGCATGAAAGTATTTCAGATGTTTTTCAACTCCACCAACCTATATGACAGCAAGGAAGATTTGATTGATAATATCAAGAAAGCCATCCACATTCCTCCTGATTATACTCAAACTCCAGACCATCGAGTTAAGCCACTGCCAATGCCATCATCAGCTCCtccagaaaagaaaaatgtCGTCAAAATTGCTGCCCGTTTCGACCCCAACATCAAAGTCAAATACCGCGGCGGCAAAGCCATGTTCATGGGACAACAGTTACTGATCAAGAATCCTATTTCTGTTTGTGGTAGTGGAGCAGTCTGTGTCCCGCCAAGATTTTAA